CTGCCGGCCGATCAGTTTTCCGGGCGGGTAATGCACGGTGATCTGTGCGGAGGACCGCTTCACCCCGATCTCCGGCCCCAGGTCGATCTCCAGCCGCAATGCGGGCTTTCGGGCGCCCTCCAGCGGCTGGGCATCGACCACGGTGCCGACGCGGATGTCGATGCGGTCGAAATCCTCGATACTCGCGGTGCTGTCCATGCACTTCGGATACCGCTTCCTTGGCGGTGAAGGAAGGGGGATGGATGGACGCGAGGCCGCGAGCATGTCAGCGTACCGCGATTTCCGGCCCTGTTAGCTCTGAGAGAACCCGATGCGCGATTTCCATGCCCCCGGCCGCAGCCCTGTCCTCGCTACGCGTGGCATGGCGGCCACCTCGATGCCGGCGGCGACACTGGCGGCCATTGATATCCTGCGGAACGGTGGCAACGCGCTGGACGCCGCCATCGCCGCCGCGGCCGTGCTGGCGGTGGTGGAGCCGCAATCCACCGGCATCGGCGGCGACTGCTTCTGCCTCTATGCGCCGGCCGGCCAGGGGCGGGTGGTCGCCATGAACGGTTCCGGCCGCGCGCCGGCCGGGGCCACGCCGGAGCGGCTGCGCGCCGACGGGCTGACGGCGATGGACCCGACCTCGCCCCATTCCGTCACCGTCCCCGGCGCCGTCTCGGCCTGGGGCAAGCTGAACGCGGTCTATGGCCGCATGCCGCTGGACCGCATCCTGGCGCCCGCCATCCGCCTGGCGGAGGAAGGCCACCCCATCCACCCGCGCGTTGCCTCGGACTGGCAGAATGCGACGCCGAAGCTGTCGCGGCGGGAGGCGACGGCCCGCCATTTCCTGAAGGACGGCCAGCCCCTGAAGGTGGGTGACATCTTCCGCCAGCCGGCCCTGGCCCGCACGCTGCGCGCCATCGCCAATGAAGGGGCGCGCGCTTTCTACGAGGGTGAGATCGCCGCCGACATGGTGGCCACCCTGCGGGCCGCCGGCGGCAGCCATACCGAGGCGGATTTCGCCGCCGGGCTGGACGTGGCCGAGTTCGTCGAGCCGATCCAGGCGCGCTGGAAGGGGCTGGATATCTTCCAGTGCCCGCCCAATGGCTCGGGCATGCTGGTGCTCTCCATGCTCGGCGTGCTCGAGCGGTTCGAGACGCCGGAGGGCGGCCCGCTCTCCGCCACCCGCCTGCACCGCCATACCGAGGTGGCGCGCCTGGCCTATCGCGACCGTGACGCCTTCCTGGCCGATCCCTCCCAGGTGGAGGTGCCGGTCGCCAAGCTGACCTCAGCCGAGTACACGGCCGGGCTGCGCGCGCTGATCAGCGATGAGAAGGCGATGCGCGAGCTGCCGCCGGCCGGCCTCGCGGAGATGCTGCCGGTCCACAAGGACACCGTCTATCTCTGCGTGGTGGATGCGGACGGCAATGTCTGTTCCTTCATCAACTCGCTCTTCGAGAGCTTCGGCTCCGGCATCCTGGCCGAGAAGAGCGGCGTGATGCTGCACAACCGCGGCTTCGGCTTCCGCCTGCAGGAGGGGCACCCGAACTGCATCGCCCCCAACAAGCGCCCGATGCACACCATCATCCCGGGCATGGTGATGAAGGATGGCCAGCCGCTGATGCCCTATGGCGTCATGGGCGGTCATTTCCAGCCGATGGGCCAGACGCTCTTCCTGTCCAACCACTTTGAGTTCGGGCTGGATGTCCAGGCGGCGCTCGATCTGCCGCGCCTCTTCCCCTATGGCGGAAAGCTGCAGGTGGAACGGGGCATCCCCAGCTCCGTCGTCGACCAGCTCAGCCGCATGGGCCATGTGCCGGAACTGATCGCCAATCCGCATGGCGGCGGCCAGGCCATCCTGATCGACCGTGAACGGGGCGTGCTGATCGGCGGTTCCGACCCCCGCAAGGATGGCTGCGCCCTCGGCTACTGAGGCGCGCTGACGGCTGAAGGAGTGACCACCATGACCGAGCCCTGCGATTTATCCGCCGTCCAGGCGCGGCAACTGATCGGCACGAGGAAGCTCTCGCCGGTCGAGCTGCTGGAGTCCTGCCTCCGCCGCATCGGCGCCGTGAACCATGCCGTCAATGCCATGGTGGCGATGGATGAGGAGCGTGCCCGCGCCGCCGCCCAGGCGGCGGAGGAGGCGGTGATGCGCGGCGACAAGCTGGGCCCGCTGCATGGCCTGCCGCTGGGGATCAAGGACCTGGATTCCACGGCGGGGCTGGTCACCACCTTCGGCAGCCCGCTGTTCCGGGACAATGTGCCCAAGCATGACGACCACATGGTGGCGGACCTGCGTGCCGCCGGCGGCATCGTGCTGGGCAAGACCAATACGCCGGAATTCGGCGCGGGCGCGAATACGCGCAACGCCGTCTATGGCGCCACGGGCAATCCCTTCGACCCCACCCGCTCGGCCGCCGGTTCCTCCGGCGGCTCGGGCGTGGCGCTGGCGACGGGCATGGTGCCGCTGGCCAGCGGCTCCGATACCGGCGGCTCGCTGCGGAACCCGGCGGCCTTCAACGGCATCGTCGGCTTCCGCCCCAGCCCGGGGCTGGTGCCGAATGGGCGGCGGGCGCTGGGCTGGTCGGCGCTGTCGGTGCTCGGGCCGATGGCGCGGGACGTCGGCGACCTGGCGCTGATGCTCTCCGCCATCGCCGGCGACGATGGCGTGGACCCGCTGGCCTATACCCTGCCGGATGTGGATGTGCGGCGCGGCATGGCCTGGCATGAGGCGGTGGACCTTTCCTCCATCCGTGTCGCCGCGACCGTGGATTTCGGCTTCGCACCGACGGAGCGGCATATCCGCGAGGTCTTCGCCAGCCGCCTCGCGGCGCTGACGCCGCTCTTCGCCTCGGTCGAGCAGCGCCATCCCGATTGCAGCGGCACGGACGAGGCTTTCGCGGTGCTGCGCGCCGTCAGCTTCCTGGCCGGCTTCGACGAGAAGGTGCGGAAGGACCCGAACTGCGTCGGCCCGAATGTCCGCGCCAATGTCGAGGAAGGCTGGGGCTATTCGGCGGCCGATGTGGCGCGTGCCTCGGTGTTGCAGACGCAGATCTATCGCCGCTGGCAGCAGTTCTTCGCCAGCGGGGTGGATGTGATCGTCTCGCCCGCCATGACCATCTCGCCCCGGCCCTGGAGCGAGCTGTACCCCACCGAGATCGACGGCGTGGCGACCAAAAGCTACTTTCACTGGCTGGCCAATGCCTATGCGGTGACGGTCACGGGCCACCCCGCCATCAGCCTGCCGCTGGGCCTGGACAAGGCGGGCATGCCCTTCGGCTTCCAGATCGTCGGCCCGCGCGGCGGCGACGCGCTGGTCGTGGCCGTGGCTGCCGCCATCGAGGCCGCGGTGGCGGGCGACGCCACCCTGGCCCGCCCGGTGCCCGACCTGGCAAAGCTCCGGGACGCGGGCCCGATCAGCGAGATGCCAGGCTTTCTCAGCTTCGACTGAGGGTGGTGGAGGCCCGCGCCATGAGGCCCAGGCCTTTTCACCTCAGGCGGCGATGCCGTCGGCGCGCAGGGGATGCCAGACGGAGATTTCCCGCGGGCCGGCCAGGATCTCCGGCAATGCGGCATTCCAGGCGGCGCGATAGGGGCGGTGGACCTGCACGGCCAGCACCTCCTCATGATCCGCCCAGGTTTCGTAGAGCATGAAGCGGCAGGGGTCCTCCGGGGCGCGGTGCAGCACCGCGTTTCGGAAGCTGGCCTCGGCGCGCATGGCATCCAGCAGGCCGTTCAGCAGGGTGGTAAAGCGCTCCAGCTGCCCGGGCCGGACCTGGAACTGAATGGCATAGACGACGCTCATGAGGATGGCTCCGTTCGGACGGTGGCGGTCAGGGCGCGCCGGGTGGCCTCGTCAGCGGGGTAGAAGCATTCCAGCGCCAGCTCGGAGAGCGTGACATCGACGGGCGTGCCAAAGACCGTGGTGGTGGAGAGGAAGGACAGCGCGCGGTCCTGGCCTGGAGGGCGGATGCGCAGGGGCACGGCGATGCCGCCCATCGGCTCCGCCTGTCCCGCCGGCGGGCAGGGATAGGCGGAGAGTTCGACATGTAGCGCGGCCAGCACAGGATCGCCGGACTGGTCGATCTGCGCGCGCAGCCGCTCCAGCAGATGCGCGCGCCATTCGGGCAGGTTCTCGATCCATGGCGCCAGCCCCCGTGGATGCAGGCTGAGGCGTAGGACATTCACAGGCGGCGCCAAGAGTTCCGGCGCCGCGCCGGCCAGCAGTGGGGCCACCGCATCATTGGCCGCCAGAAGGTGCCAGTGCCGGTCCACGGCCAGGGCGGGGAAGGGCTCATGACCCTTCAGGATCGCCTCCACCGCCCCACGCGCCGCCGCCATGTCCGGCGCCTGCAAGGGGCGTTCCGGATAATGCGGGGCGAAGCCGCCGGCCATCAGCAGCTGGTTGCGCTGGCGCAGGGGCATGCCGAGATGCTCGGCCAGCCGCAGCAGCATCTCCCGGCTGGCCGAGGCACGGCCGGTTTCCACATAGCTGAGGTGGCGCGTGGAGACCTCGGCATCCAGCGCGAGATCAAGCTGGCTGCGCCTGCGGCGCAGGCGCCATTCCCGCAACAGGTCGCCGACGGTGGGCTGGGTGATCGACATGCCCGGAAGTCTAGCAATGCCGCGGCGCCTGGCCATGACCTCTGAGGTTATCGCGGCGCGGCGGGCGCCTGTTCTAAGCCTCGCGGGCCGGGGAGGGTCTCCGGCTCACCGAGGAGAAACGCCATGCATGATCCGATGAAGATCGCCGAGGCCTATCTGGCTGCCTGGAACGAGGCCGATGCCGGGCGGCGGCGGGCGCTGCTGTCGCAAGGCTGGGCCGAAGCGGCGCGCTATGCCGACCCGCTGATGCAGGGGGAAGGGCGCGAGGGTATCGCCCGGATGATCGAGACCGCGCGGAGCGGCTTTCCCGGCCATGGTTTCACGCTGCGCGGCCAACCGGACGCGCATGGGCCCTTCCTGCGCTTCTCCTGGGATCTGGCGCCGGAAGGCGGCGCGCCCGTCGCCCAGGGCTCCGACGTGCTGCGGCTGGACGGGCGGGGGCGCATCCAGGAAGTCATCGGCTTCCTGGACCGCGCGGCCGCCTGAGGCTGCGAAAGGCCCGCGCCGCCGGTACCGGCGGCGCGGGGTGGCGGGTCAGCGGCCCTTGGCCTTCCGCCATTCGGTGAAGGTGGCGAGATTGCCTTCATCCGTGGGGGGATAGAGGCCGAGGATGCTCTGGCCGCCCTGCACCCGCTCCGTCACGAAATCCTCATAGGCTGTCATCTCCACCGCCTCCTCGGCGATCTCATCCGCCAGATGCGCGGGGATGACGATGACGCCATCGGCATCGCCGACGATGACATCCCCAGGAAAGACCGGCGCGTCGCCGCAGCCGATCGGCACGTTGATGTCGATGGCCTGATGCAGCGTCAGGTTGGTGGGGGCGGAGGGACGGGTGTGATAGGCCGGCATCTCCAGTTCGGCGATCTCGGCCGAATCCCGGAAGCCGCCATCGGTGACGACGCCGGCGACGCCGCGCATCATCAGCCGCGTGACGAGGATGCCGCCGGCCGAGGCCGCGCGCGGGTCCTTGCGGCTGTCCATCACCATCACCGCGCCGGGCGGGCATTCCTCCACCGCCTTGCGCTGGGGGTGGCCACGGTCGCGGAAAACGGAAAGCTGGTTCAGATCCTCGCGCGCCGGCATGTAGCGGAGCGTGAAGGCCTCGCCCACCATGGTCTCCGGCTTGGCCTTGCCGCCCACGGGCTGCACGCCCTGGATCATCTGGTTGCGGAGGCCGCGCTTGAACAGCGCGGTGGCGAGGGTGGCGGTGCTGACGGTCTTCAGCTTCGCGCGGGTCTCGGGCTTCAGGCTGCTCATGTCGCGGGACCTCAATAGATCACGGGTTCTTCGACCGGCGGGCCGAATTCGGTCTTCAGGAAGTCAAAGTCGCAGCCTTCATTGGCCTGCTGGATATGCTTGGTGAACATCCAGCCATAGCCACGGCCGAAGCGTGCCTCCGGAGCCTTCCATTCGGCACGGCGCTTCGCGAGTTCCTCCTCGGAGACCAGCATGTTGATGCTGCGGGCGTCCACGTCCATCTCGACGATGTCGCCGGTGCGCAGCAGGGCCAGCGGACCGCCGATCCAGCTTTCCGGCGCCACATGCAGGACGCAGGCGCCGTAGCTGGTGCCGGACATCCGCGCATCGGACATGCGCATCATGTCGCGGTGGCCCTCCTTCAGCAGCTTCTTCGGCATCGGCAGCATGCCCCATTCCGGCATGCCCGGGCCGCCCTGCGGGCCGGCATTCCGCAGCACCATCACCGTATCGGGCGTGAAGGGATAGTTCTCATCGTCCACCGCCTTCTTCATGCTGGGGTAGTCGTCAAAAACCACGGCGGGGCCCGAATGCTTCAGGAAGCGCTGGTCCATGGCAGCGGGCTTGATGACGCAACCGTCGGGCGCCAGGTTGCCCTTCAGCACGGCCAGCGAGCCTTCACCGTAGATCGGGTTGTCCGTGGTGCGGATGACGTCGTCGTTGAAGACTTTGGCGCCGGCGATGTTCTCGCCCAGCGTGCGGCCGGTGCAGGTGAGGCAGGAGAGGTCGAGATGTTCCGTGATACGGTTCATCAGCGCCTTGATGCCGCCGGCGTAGTAGAAATCCTCCATCAGATAGGCATTGCCGGACGGCCGGACATTGCCGATGACGGGAACCTTGCGGCTGTAGCGCTCGAAATCCTCCAGCCCGATATCCTGCCCGGCGCGGCGCGCCATGGCGATCAGGTGGATGATGGCATTGGTGGAGCAGCCCATCGCCATGGCGACGGCGATGGCATTCTCGAAGGCCGGGCGGGTCTGGATCTTCTGCGGCGTCAGGTCTTCCCAGACCATGCCGACGATGCGGCGCCCGCTCTCGCTGGCCAGGCGGATATGCCCGGCATCGGCGGCCAGCATGGAGGAACCGCCCGGCAGCACCATGCCCACCGCTTCCGCGATGGCCGTCATGGTCGAGGCCGTGCCCATGGTCATGCAGGTGCCGTAGGAGCGCGCGATGCCGCCCTCGACGGACAGCCAGTCCTGGTCCGTGATCTTGCCGGCACGCAACTCATCCCAGTATTTCCAGGAATCCGAGCCGGAGCCAAGGAACTTGCCCTGCCAGTTGCCGCGCAGCATGGGGCCGGCGGGCAGGAAGATGGCCGGGATATTCATGCTGGTGGCGCCCAGCAGCAGGCCCGGTGTGGTCTTGTCGCAGCCGCCCATCAGCACCGCGCCATCCACGGGATGGGAGCGCAGAAGCTCCTCCGTCTCCATGGCCAGCATGTTGCGATACATCATGGTGGTCGGCTTGACGAAGCTCTCGGAGACCGAGATCGCCGGCAGCTCCACCGGGAAGCCGCCGGCCATCAGGATGCCGCGCTTCACATCCTCCACCCGCTGCTTGAAGTGCGAATGGCAGGGATTGAGGTCGGACCAGGTGTTGATGATCGCGATGACAGGCTTGCCGGTCCATTCCTCCGGGCTGTAGCCCATCTGCATGGCGCGGGAGCGGTGGCCGAAGGAACGGAGATCCGCAGGGCCGAACCAGCGGCGGCTCCGCAGCTCCTCGACGGTCTTCACTTTCGGCAGGGGCGATTCGGTCATGACGGCAGGGCTTCCGCTCAGACGGGGGTGAGGGCTTCGCGGCCGGCACAGACGGCGGCGATATTGTCCAGCGCCAGCATGCCCATGGCGTCACGCGTCTCCTGCGTGGCGCTGGCCATGTGCGGGGTCAGGAAGACATTGGGAAGCTCGGCGAAGCGCCTGTCGAAATCGGGCTCCTTGCGGAAGACGTCGAGCCCGGCGGCGAAGAGGTGGCCGCTCTTCAGTGCCTCCAGCAGCGCATCCTCGTCCACCAGCGCGCCGCGGGCGGTGTTCACGAAGACGGCGCCCTTCGGCAGCAGGGCGAAGGCGTCCCGCGTCATCAGCGTGGCGCCGCCCGCGGGCAGGTGCAGGGAGAGGATCTGGCAATGCGGCAGCATCGCCTCCAGGCTTTCGAAATACTCGGCGCCCTGTTCCAGGTCATCCGGCAGGCGGTGGCGGTTGTGATAGAGGACGCGCATACCGAAGCCCCGCGCGCGCTGCGCCATGGCCCGGCCGATGCGCCCCATGCCGACGATGCCGAGCGTCTTGCCGCTGGGCTTCACGCCCAGCCAGTCGGCCAGACCCATGCGGATGCCCCAGCCCTGTCGCATCATGGCGTCGTATTCATGGGCGCGGCGGCAGGCGGCCAGCAGCAGCATGAAGGCCAGATCGGCGGTGCAGTCCGTCAGCACATCCGGCGTATTGGTGACGATGATGCCGCGTGCCTTGGCCGCATCGGCATCCATGTGGTCATAGCCGACGCTGGCATTGGCGATGACCTTCACATAGTCCGGCAGCCTGTTGATGGCCGCCGCGTCCAGCTTGCAGGGGGAGCCGATCAGCAGTGCATCCGCCCTGTGGCGGGTAGCGGCCTCGATGGTTTCCTCGGCATCGAGGTCATGATCTGCCACCAGCGCATCGAATTCGCGACGGGCACGGTCCTCGGCGGCCGGGGTCACCCGGCGGGCGAGAAGGAGGCGCGGTGCGGCCATGGCCGTTTCCCTTCCAATATGGCTCTTGCCCTCTGGCACGGCCGTTGAGAGATTCCTAACCTCGGGTCACTCGTCAGACAAGTATCCGATATTTCGGATTCTGGATGGTTCAGGTAGAAGCGGTCCATGTCCGCAGCACCTCAACCCTCGCCCGATGCCCTGCTCGTGCCCATCGCACCGCGTATCCCGGCGGGGGAGGTCGCTTTCGCCACCCTCCGGCAGGCGATCATCTCGCTCGCGCTGCCACCGGGCATGCCGCTCTCCCGCGCGAATCTGGCGGCCCGGCTGCAGGTCAGCCAGACCCCGGTGCGGGAGGCACTGAGCCGGCTGCAGGATGAGGGGCTGGTAACGGTGGTCCCCAGCGCCTCGACCCATGTTGCGCGGATCGACCTGGACAATGCGCGGCAGGCGCATTTCCTCCGCGTGTCACTGGAGCTGGAACTGGGCCGGAAACTGGCCGGCGCGCCGCCGCCGGCCCTGGCGGCGCGGCTGGCCGAGCATCTGGCGGAGCAGCGGCGGCTGATCGGCCAGGACGGCTTCGCGGCGGCGGACGATGCCTTCCACGCCCGGCTCTACGAGGCCGCTGGCATGTCCGGCCTCTGGGCGCTGGTCCGCAGCCGCAGTGGCCATCTGGACCGGCTGCGCCGCCTGAACCTGCCCAGCCCAGGCAAGATGGAAGCGGTGGTGGAGGAGCACGGCCGGATCGCCGAGGCGATCCTGGCCCGTGACACAGCCGCCACCGAGGCAGCACTGCGCCAGCACTTCTCCGCCACCTTCTCCCGCATCCCGGCGGTGCTGGCGCGCTATCCCGACTATTTCGCGCCGGGCTGAGGCCGCTTACTCGACGAAGCCGAGAGCCAGCCCGAAGGCATCCGGCGCCGCCACCAGTAGGCGGCCCGCTTCCTCCCGCGCCGGCACGCCGCCGGCGGCCAGAGCGGCCTTGGCCTGGGTGAGGGACGCGGTGCGGAGGATCAGCCCGACCATGGCGTCGCGCCCATCCGCCGGCAGCGGCGGCAGAGCATCGCCCAGATGGGCGCGGGCGGCCTCCGGAGTCAGGATCAGCAGGCGGCCCTTGTCGGTCCGCAGCGCCACGCCGCCATCCACCGTCTCAAAGGGAGCATCGCCGAAGAGCTTGCGATAGGGTTCGGCCGCGCGCTCCGGCTCGGCGCTGGCCACGATGAATTCAGCGATGCCGGTCGTGCCATTGGCGTGCCGCTGCCATTCCGGCCGCCAGACCAGTTCCGGCGTGAAGTGGTGGCAGAAGAAGACCCGGCCGTTGAAGGACACCTCGGGCTTCAGATGCGTCACACGGAACTTCGCGTCCCGCGTGCCCTCGGGCAGATCCACCGGGCGGCTGAACTCCCGCGACTCCTCGGCGGGCACACCGCGTTCGACGATGGCGTCGCGGAAGCCGGCATCGGCACCGGGCTTGAACACCAGGCCGCCCAGGCCCTTCGGCATGTTCCAGAGGACGGAGTCCTTGGTGATCCGCGCGGGCTCGTAGCCCAGCAGCTCCAGGTAATCGGTGCCGAAGATCGCGAGGTGATTGCTGGAGCCGAGCGTGTGGTGCCCGCGCTCCGTCAGTTGGAAGCCCAGGCGCTGATAGGCCTCGGCCGAGGCGTCGAGCTGGTCTTCCACATAGACCACGACATGGTCGAAGCGGGGCGGGGGAATGGCGCTCACGTCGGCGTCTCCTGCAATTGCGAGGGTGCCAGCCTGCCTTCGGACAGCCGCAGCACCCTGTCGTGAAATTCGACCACGGCGGGGCGATGGGCAATGGAGATTATCGCAGTATCTGGCAATTCACGCCGCAGCGTCGTGTAGAGCATGCGCTCCGCCGCCGTATCGAGGCTTGCGGTCGCCTCGTCCAGGAAGAGCCATCGCGGGCGGACCAGCAGGGCCCGCGCCACGGCCAGCCGCTGCTGCTCGCCGCCGGAGAGGCGGCGTTCCCAGGCATCGGTCTCATGCAGCCGGGGGGCCAGCGCGGCCAGCCCGGCCTTGTCCAGCGCCGCCGTGACCTCGGCATCGCTATGCTCGGCCGGGTCATGCGGGTAGCAGATGGCGCGCTTGAGGGTGCCGAGCGGCATATAGGGGCGCTGCGGCAGGAACAGCACCTCGCCATCGGGCTGGTGGATCTGGCCGGAGCCGAAGGGCCAGATGCCCGCCAACGCGCGGAACAAGGTGGATTTGCCGCTGCCGGAAACGCCGGTGATCAGCACCGCCTCCCCAGGCTCGACACGCAGGCTGGCATCCTCGGTCAAGGGGCGGCCATTGGGCAGGGCCAGGCGCAGGCCCTCTGCCTCCAGGGCTTCGCCGCTGGAAGGCGAGACCCGCGGCCCTTCCTCCGCCGCGGCGCGGGCGGCGGAGACGGCATAGTGGAAGCCCGTCAGGCGCTCCACCGTGGCCCTCCAGGCGGCCAGCTCGTCATAGGCCGTCACGAACCAGGACATGGCACCCTGCACCTCGCCGAAGGCGCGGGTCGTCTGGACCAGGCCGCCCAGCGCGACGCGCCCGGCGAAATAGGCCGGAGCCGCCACGATGAAGGGGAATATGACCGCCACCTGGCCGAAGCCGGCGGTGAAGAAGGTCAGCTGCTTGGTGGCCGTCATGATGGCCCACCAGTTGTTCATGACAGCGGCGAAGCGCGCGCGCAGCCCGGCTTCCTCCTGGGCCTCACCGCCATGCAGGGCGATGCCCTCCATGTTCTCCCGCACGCGCACCAGGGAGAAACGGAAATCGGCTTCCACCCGCTGCTGGTTGAAGTTCAGCCCGACCAGCTTGCGGCCGATGAGATGCGCCAGCCAGGTGCCGATGGCGGAATAGATCAGTGCCACCCAGACCAGATAGCCCGGGATATTGATGCCGAAGACCGCCATGGGCCCCGACAGCCCCCAGAGCACGAAGATGAAGGAGATCAGCGTGACCACCGCGCTCATCAGCCCCAGCCCGAGATTGAGGGTGCTGCTGACATAGAGGCGGGTATCGTCGGCGATACGCTGGTCCGGGTTGTCGGCGCCGCCTTCTGTCAGGCCCATGCGGTAATAGGCGTGCCGGTCCAGCCATTCATGCAGCATCTGCCCCACGAGCCAGCGCCGCCAGCGGATCTGCAGGGCCTGGTTCAGGTAGAGCTGATAGACCGCGACGACGATGAAGAGCGCCGCGATGATGGAGAAGCCGGGCATGAAGCTCCCGCTCTCCCGCCAATGTCCCCAGAGCAGGAGCTGGCTGAAGGCCGGGAAATCCTTCTCCTGCAAGGCATCGTAGAAAGCCGCCTGCCAATAGGTCAGCAGCACGTTCATGCCGACCAGGGAGAGGTTCAGCAGGATGACGACGGCCAGCAGGCCGCGCGCCTTCCATTTGTCCTCGCTGTTCCAGTAGGGCCGGGCCAGTGCCCAGGCATCACGCAGGAAGGGCAACAGGCGGCGCATGTGTTCAGGCCTCGGGTGGGGGTTCGGCGGTCCCGGCACGCAGGCGGATGACGCCGCGCACCTCTTCCGGTGGCACGGGCTTGCCCTTCCGCAGAATCTCGATCCGGCCTTCCTGCTGTAAGGCCAGGGCCACCTTGCGCAGCCGCGGCAGCAGCGGCCGCCAGCTTTCATCGCTCAGCGGCGTGCCCGGCGGGGAGAAGGCGCGCGCCACGTCGCTGGGGGCGATGGACTTGCCCGGAGGGGCGGCGGCGGTGAGCCGCAGGATCTCGGCGGCGAGATCGGCATTGCTGGGCGTGGTCATGGTACAGAACTCATAAATGGCAGGGTGAAGCCGGTGGCCGCTGGTTGAAGGCCACTCATGCCCGCCGGGTTGCCGCCAGGCGACTCAGGCTGATCAGGGAGGCGATAGCCGCGATGGCCGCCGCAAGCCCGACGCCAATATAGGCGCCATTCTCGCCGCCGACCATCGGGCCCAGCGCCAGCGCCGCCAGGGCGGCGCCGACCGTCTGGCCCAGCAACCGCGCGGTGGAGAGCATGCCGCTGGCGCCGCCACTGCGTTCCCTCGGGGCAGAGGAGAGCAGAACCCGGTTGTTCGGGCTCTGGAACAGGCCGAAGCCTGCGCCGCAGAGCGCCACGCGCCAGGCGATTTCGGGGTAGGTGGCATCGACCGGCAGCGTGGCCATCAGAGCCAGGCCAATAGCCATGACGGCCATCCCGATGCCGCCCAGCAGGCCCGGGTTGAAGCGGTCGGAAAGCCGGCCGGCGAGCGGCGCGACACCGATCAGCACGAGCGGCCAGGGCGTGATCAGCAATCCGCTCTCCACCGCCGTGCGGCCGAGATTGTGCTGGAACAGGAAGGGCAGGGCGACGAAGGTCAGCATCTGCGCCGCGAAGGAACAGACCGAGGTGGCGATGGACAGCGCGAAGACCGGAATCCGCAGCAGGTCCACCGGCAGCAGCGGCGCCGCCCGCCCGGCCTGGCGCCGCACCAGCAGCGTGCCGCAGGCCAGGAAGCCCAGCAGGAAGAGGCCGACGATCCACCAGGACTGGCCGCGGGTGAACTGCTCCACCCCGACCGTCAGCAGGCCGAAGGTGCCGGCGCTGAGCATGGCGCTGCCGGCATCGAAGCGGCGGTTGCCGCGCGGGGTGCGCGGCAGGAAGCGGGTGAGCGCCAGGGCCAGCAGACCCAGCGGCAGGTTCACCGCGAAGA
This genomic window from Roseomonas marmotae contains:
- a CDS encoding tRNA-binding protein, whose product is MDSTASIEDFDRIDIRVGTVVDAQPLEGARKPALRLEIDLGPEIGVKRSSAQITVHYPPGKLIGRQVLCVVNLPPRKVADVESEVLTLGLPDANGAVVLLRPDIAVPNGGRMF
- the ggt gene encoding gamma-glutamyltransferase — translated: MRDFHAPGRSPVLATRGMAATSMPAATLAAIDILRNGGNALDAAIAAAAVLAVVEPQSTGIGGDCFCLYAPAGQGRVVAMNGSGRAPAGATPERLRADGLTAMDPTSPHSVTVPGAVSAWGKLNAVYGRMPLDRILAPAIRLAEEGHPIHPRVASDWQNATPKLSRREATARHFLKDGQPLKVGDIFRQPALARTLRAIANEGARAFYEGEIAADMVATLRAAGGSHTEADFAAGLDVAEFVEPIQARWKGLDIFQCPPNGSGMLVLSMLGVLERFETPEGGPLSATRLHRHTEVARLAYRDRDAFLADPSQVEVPVAKLTSAEYTAGLRALISDEKAMRELPPAGLAEMLPVHKDTVYLCVVDADGNVCSFINSLFESFGSGILAEKSGVMLHNRGFGFRLQEGHPNCIAPNKRPMHTIIPGMVMKDGQPLMPYGVMGGHFQPMGQTLFLSNHFEFGLDVQAALDLPRLFPYGGKLQVERGIPSSVVDQLSRMGHVPELIANPHGGGQAILIDRERGVLIGGSDPRKDGCALGY
- a CDS encoding amidase, which produces MTEPCDLSAVQARQLIGTRKLSPVELLESCLRRIGAVNHAVNAMVAMDEERARAAAQAAEEAVMRGDKLGPLHGLPLGIKDLDSTAGLVTTFGSPLFRDNVPKHDDHMVADLRAAGGIVLGKTNTPEFGAGANTRNAVYGATGNPFDPTRSAAGSSGGSGVALATGMVPLASGSDTGGSLRNPAAFNGIVGFRPSPGLVPNGRRALGWSALSVLGPMARDVGDLALMLSAIAGDDGVDPLAYTLPDVDVRRGMAWHEAVDLSSIRVAATVDFGFAPTERHIREVFASRLAALTPLFASVEQRHPDCSGTDEAFAVLRAVSFLAGFDEKVRKDPNCVGPNVRANVEEGWGYSAADVARASVLQTQIYRRWQQFFASGVDVIVSPAMTISPRPWSELYPTEIDGVATKSYFHWLANAYAVTVTGHPAISLPLGLDKAGMPFGFQIVGPRGGDALVVAVAAAIEAAVAGDATLARPVPDLAKLRDAGPISEMPGFLSFD
- a CDS encoding putative quinol monooxygenase, which encodes MSVVYAIQFQVRPGQLERFTTLLNGLLDAMRAEASFRNAVLHRAPEDPCRFMLYETWADHEEVLAVQVHRPYRAAWNAALPEILAGPREISVWHPLRADGIAA
- a CDS encoding helix-turn-helix domain-containing protein: MSITQPTVGDLLREWRLRRRRSQLDLALDAEVSTRHLSYVETGRASASREMLLRLAEHLGMPLRQRNQLLMAGGFAPHYPERPLQAPDMAAARGAVEAILKGHEPFPALAVDRHWHLLAANDAVAPLLAGAAPELLAPPVNVLRLSLHPRGLAPWIENLPEWRAHLLERLRAQIDQSGDPVLAALHVELSAYPCPPAGQAEPMGGIAVPLRIRPPGQDRALSFLSTTTVFGTPVDVTLSELALECFYPADEATRRALTATVRTEPSS
- a CDS encoding nuclear transport factor 2 family protein, encoding MHDPMKIAEAYLAAWNEADAGRRRALLSQGWAEAARYADPLMQGEGREGIARMIETARSGFPGHGFTLRGQPDAHGPFLRFSWDLAPEGGAPVAQGSDVLRLDGRGRIQEVIGFLDRAAA
- a CDS encoding ribonuclease activity regulator RraA, with amino-acid sequence MSSLKPETRAKLKTVSTATLATALFKRGLRNQMIQGVQPVGGKAKPETMVGEAFTLRYMPAREDLNQLSVFRDRGHPQRKAVEECPPGAVMVMDSRKDPRAASAGGILVTRLMMRGVAGVVTDGGFRDSAEIAELEMPAYHTRPSAPTNLTLHQAIDINVPIGCGDAPVFPGDVIVGDADGVIVIPAHLADEIAEEAVEMTAYEDFVTERVQGGQSILGLYPPTDEGNLATFTEWRKAKGR
- the araD gene encoding L-arabinonate dehydratase — protein: MTESPLPKVKTVEELRSRRWFGPADLRSFGHRSRAMQMGYSPEEWTGKPVIAIINTWSDLNPCHSHFKQRVEDVKRGILMAGGFPVELPAISVSESFVKPTTMMYRNMLAMETEELLRSHPVDGAVLMGGCDKTTPGLLLGATSMNIPAIFLPAGPMLRGNWQGKFLGSGSDSWKYWDELRAGKITDQDWLSVEGGIARSYGTCMTMGTASTMTAIAEAVGMVLPGGSSMLAADAGHIRLASESGRRIVGMVWEDLTPQKIQTRPAFENAIAVAMAMGCSTNAIIHLIAMARRAGQDIGLEDFERYSRKVPVIGNVRPSGNAYLMEDFYYAGGIKALMNRITEHLDLSCLTCTGRTLGENIAGAKVFNDDVIRTTDNPIYGEGSLAVLKGNLAPDGCVIKPAAMDQRFLKHSGPAVVFDDYPSMKKAVDDENYPFTPDTVMVLRNAGPQGGPGMPEWGMLPMPKKLLKEGHRDMMRMSDARMSGTSYGACVLHVAPESWIGGPLALLRTGDIVEMDVDARSINMLVSEEELAKRRAEWKAPEARFGRGYGWMFTKHIQQANEGCDFDFLKTEFGPPVEEPVIY